The Toxoplasma gondii ME49 chromosome XII, whole genome shotgun sequence genome includes a region encoding these proteins:
- a CDS encoding hypothetical protein (encoded by transcript TGME49_277870) produces MGQTQSIDLSDDGVDDVQIRRRERDEMRTTRRKKPEAKKRLDAFMKHTEAPNHIRAIREAGREREKDDGGIEGTFEIADLVRKKKPKEDSEEFKVDGPLMDLPKYEQSESESSSSDDEDRGQYHFEISTLQKDAPLAVTDPEAHPVIIDGECAVGKELKLRDCSPLARDFPIFRVEWYLGTDIGDAEKFSVQYASEGSLSLPFSVPDDSVGKYIQAKAYRNVEDQLHETQLASAKAGVYDPHIGGPRHTDYLPPPGVVRVCSTAVSGPCLISDASAYVLLKCLSRGAFTCAVKLRDVWKRDSYGEAFVSLEGSRALAKSGKKLPATLFVDNAGLLQLRYRLADVVKLTGGDGSDLGVLGLDLFGGLLGGRTPEGQAGLWGDAEVDDASAAPAKVEDLEKFSTNLDAVSFRPSEAPNTIVAALEWQPTDGSKAGKQDFFRFDVDPAVGRDNALYVLIGFQAAQAKRKFNQREWETYVQRGNLQVAKDLVQRYLEAITRKTEETRPAFERMATTPWSILNAPQRLT; encoded by the exons ATGGGGCAAACGCAGTCGATCGACCTCTCCGACGACGGCGTAGACGACGTCCAAATCCGGCGACGCGAACGAGATGAAATGCGGACAACGCGTCGTAAAAAGCCTGAG gcaaagaagagactcgaTGCC TTCATGAAGCACACTGAGGCTCCAAACCACATTCGAGCGATCCGCGAGGCCGGccgagaacgcgagaaggacgacggCGGCATTGAGGGTACTTTTGAAATCGCGGACCtcgtgaggaagaagaagcccaAGGAAGACTCGGAAGAATTCAAG GTGGATGGTCCGCTGATGGATCTGCCGAAGTACGAACAGTCTGAGAGTGAGTCGTCTTCctcagacgacgaagaccgAGGACAATACCATTTCGAGATCTCCACTCTGCAGAAAGACGCGCCGCTTGCTGTGACCGACCCCGAGGCTCACCCTGTGATCATCGACGGCGAATGCGCCGTTGGAAAGGAACTGAAACTCCGAGACTGTTCTCCCCTTGCTCGCGACTTCCCGATCTTCAGAGTTGAGTGGTACCTCGGGACCGACATTGGAGACGCTGAAAAGTTCTCCGTCCAATATGCCAGCGAAggaagtctctctctccctttcagCGTCCCCGACGATTCTGTAGGAAAATATATCCAAGCGAAGGCCTACAGGAATGTCGAAGATCAA CTTCACGAGACGCAGCTCGCGAGCGCAAAGGCCGGCGTGTATGATCCACACATTGGGGGACCTCGCCATACAGACTACCTGCCTCCTCCGGGCGTCGTCCGCGTGTGCTCCACTGCGGTTTCCGGTCCATGTTTGATCTCGGACGCATCCGCGTACGTACTGCTCAAGTGCCTCTCGCGGGGCGCCTTCACCTGCGCTGTGAAGCTCAGAGACGTCTGGAAGCGCGACAGCTACGGGGAGGCGTTCGTCTCGCTGGAGGGGAGTCGAGCGCTCGCGAAGAGTGGAAAGAAGCTCCCGGCGACGCTCTTCGTCGACAACGCAGGTCTCCTACAGCTGCGCTACCGCCTGGCAGACGTCGTGAAACTCACAGGCGGCGACGGCAGCGATTTGGGAGTGCTGGGGCTCGACCTCTTTGGCGGCTTGCTCGGTGGCCGTACTCCCGAGGGACAGGCGGGGCTGTGGGGAGACGCCGAAGTCGACGACGCGTCTGCGGCGCCTGCAAAGGTGGAAGATCTCGAGAAGTTTTCAACGAACCTCGACGCGGTTTCTTTTCGACCTTCAGAAGCGCCAAACACAATCGTCGCGGCGCTGGAGTGGCAACCGACAGACGGATCCAAGGCGGGGAAACAAGACTTTTTCAGATTCGACGTCGACCCTGCCGTCGGCCGTGACAACGCCCTCTACGTCCTGATCGGATTCCAGGCTGCTCAGGCGAAAAGAAAATTCAACCAACGGGAATGGGAGACCTATGTGCAACGAGGGAACTTACAGGTAGCGAAAGACCTCGTTCAACGCTACCTCGAAG CAATaacgaggaaaacagaggaaactcGTCCTGCATTCGAGAGAATGGCAACAACTCCCTGGTCGATTCTGAATGCGCCTCAGCGCCTGACTTAG
- a CDS encoding hypothetical protein (encoded by transcript TGME49_277860): MAALQPPPPHASSSPSFSPAPASASRCVSSSLVVPQDSRQPRALRLLCWFLCHNEYNDFRFEELEALAEAEGVSKAFLWGGEKARESSSTPKPVSYPPSPLTAANAAAGGGPSCSLSFPPASLLASPLASPSPPPPSMCSSPSVPPLPSPFGSPLLPTSSASSPPPLSSLAPNALPAFSAPPNVLAEASPPTSPVLRVPPSSPCSSPAFSWTVSAPAPAAPLAACRPEEASRKQFVYCHFPSEEAACRILEKSILVRAFIEVWAEGETYEEVMEQMQRPENLSLFRRYVNDRRTWSFRVKAFGKSLSVEEQREKMNFFAPLFSGKERVSLEHPDVTLALAEEWVHASEPGDRPAEKPLRIFLGREIASRHADKTAQPWWWHLRLSRRPVLGPTSLDVELAFLMCHQAQVKRGTLVLDPFVGTGSILISASYYGATCVGSDIDIRVLKGYSVAYLNPHIKHPPNGKTYGWPGFERKREEEKKSE; the protein is encoded by the exons ATGGCCGCTCTGCAGCCCCCGCCTCCTCatgcgtcctcttctccctcgttctctcctgctcctgcctctgcgtctcgctgtGTGTCGTCGAGCCTTGTGGTTCCCCAGGACTCTCGTCAGCCAAGGGCGCTCCGTCTGCTCTGCTGGTTTCTCTGCCATAACGAGTACAACGACTTCCGTTTTGAGGAACTGGAAGCCCTCGCAGAAGCTGAAGGCGTCTCTAAGGCGTTTCTGTGGGGAGGCGAAAAGGCTCGCGAATCTTCCTCAACGCCCAAACCTGTCTCGTATCCGCCTTCCCCGCTGACTGCCGCCAACGCAGCTGCTGGCGGTGgtccttcttgttctctttcgtttcctcctgcttcgcttcttgcttcgcctctcgcttctccgtcgcctcctccgccttcgatgtgctcttcgccgtctgtgCCTCCCTTGCCCTCGCCATTTGGGTCTCCGCTCCTCCCTACgtcctcggcttcctcgcctccgccgcTGAGTTCGCTCGCGCCGAATGCTCTTCCTGCGTTTTCGGCACCCCCCAACGTCCTCGCTGAGGCCTCGCCGCCGACGTCGCCTGTTCTCCGGGTgccgccgtcttctccctgctcttcgcctgctttcTCGTGGACTGTTTCGGCGCCTGCGCCGgctgcgcctctcgctgcatgcCGCCCTGAAGAAGCTTCTCGAAAGCAATTCGTTTACTGTCACTTTCCctcagaagaagcagcttgCCGGATCCTGGAAAAGAGCATTCTCGTTCGCGCGTTCATCGAA GTCTGGGCTGAGGGGGAGACTTATGAGGAGGTGATGGAGCAGATGCAGCGGCCCGAGAAtctgtcgctttttcgaCGCTACGTCAACGATCGTCGGACCTGGTCGTTTCGAGTGAAGGCCTTTGGGAAgtcgctctctgtcgaggagcagcgagagaagatgaaCTTCTTTGCACCTCTTTTTTCGGGCAAAGAAAGAGTCTCGCTTGAGCATCCCGACGTCACCCTGGCCCTTGCTGAG GAGTGGGTGCATGCATCCGAGCCTGGCGACCGgcctgcagagaagccgcTGCGGATTTTTCTCGGCCGCGAAATTGCTTCTCGTCACGCAGACAAAACCGCGCAGCCGTGGTGGTGGCATTTGCGGCTTTCTCGCCGACCCGTCCTCGGTCCAACCTCCCTCGACGTCGAACTCGCCTTCCTCATGTGCCATCAG GCGCaggtgaagagaggaactcTCGTTCTCGATCCGTTCGTCGGAACAGGAAGTATTCTCATCTCTGCCTCCTACTACGG AGCGACATGCGTCGGCTCCGATATCGACATTCGCGTCCTGAAGGGATACAGCGTTGCGTATCTGAATCCCCACATAAAACACCCACCGAACGGTAAGACTTACGGCTGGCCCGgcttcgagagaaaacgcgaggaagaaaaaaaaagcgagTGA
- a CDS encoding hypothetical protein (encoded by transcript TGME49_277880~Predicted trans-membrane domain (TMHMM2.0):169-192:332-352), with product MQSLSLSRSAALAGSHSSSSSSSASSSSSSASSSSSSASSSSSASSFSSSSSSLDGCRDRSAAGMSEFSSFHIRRETFVPPKSRERPRSSPTLSSSFSSFLPSVFASASSRMSSSPSVAPHRREGTPRRGRIIGKSCGCARVFRRFLRLLSLRKSHLLSSVSSSLPAQRYLLLLPLCILLLLAAAASITTVFFLLTLPLRFSSPFSFFSVFSPPSSSLSSSPSYFFPFDHRPFGAPSPVSAPRLPLSASDVPWPPAKSLRSPQPSLSRFFRLASPLPASASARHSPLALETLQMQPRRLYSSRTIQVGPPETYTGFSVDALWSAFLSAPQEYFLFLWFLTSLAMFACFCSWVCEQRSFQRAVLVSP from the coding sequence ATGCAGTCTCTGAGCTTATCTCGATCCGCGGCCCTTGCGGGATCAcattcctcttcttcttcctcttctgcatcttcttcttcctcttctgcatcttcttcttcctcttctgcatcttcttcctcttctgcatcttctttctcttcttcctcctcctctcttgaTGGCTGCCGAGACAGGAGTGCTGCCGGTATGTCAgagttctcgtcttttcACATTCGTAGGGAGACTTTCGTTCCTCCTAAAAGCAGAGAGCGGCCTCGCTCgtctccgactctgtcttcttccttctcttcttttcttccttctgtgtttgcctctgcgtcttctcgaatgtcttcttctccttctgtcgcaCCGCATCGCCGAGAAGGCACACCGAGGCGCGGCCGCATCATCGGGAAATCCTGTGGCTGTgctcgcgtttttcgtcgttttcttcgtctcctttccctaCGAAAATCTCATCTTCTGTCGTCTGTGTCGTCTTCCCTCCCCGCTCAACGCTACTTGCTTCTGCTCCCCCTTTGCAtacttcttctcctcgcggccGCCGCGAGCATCAccaccgtcttcttcctcctcactctccctcttcgcttctcctctcctttctctttcttctctgtcttctctcctccctcttcttctctctcttcgtctccgtcgtaCTTCTTTCCCTTTGACCATCGACCATTTGGCGCGCCTTCTCCGGTGTCTGCCCCTCGCCTTCCACTCTCTGCTTCCGACGTTCCCTGGCCGCCAGCGAAGTCGCTTCGTTCCCCtcagccttctctctcgcgctttttTCGGCTTGCGTCTCCGCTGCCTGCCTCGGCCTCTGCGCGTCACTCGCCGCTCGCTCTCGAGACGCTTCAGATGCAACCGCGGCGTCTGTACAGCTCGCGAACCATTCAGGTCGGGCCGCCAGAGACGTACActggcttctctgtcgatgCCCTCTGGAGTGCGTTTCTCAGCGCGCCGCAAGAGtattttctcttcctttggTTTCTAACCTCTCTCGCCATGTTCGCCTGCTTCTGTAGCTGGGTCTGCGAGCAAAGGTCCTTCCAAAGAGCCGTCCTCGTCTCGCCGTAA